The Ectothiorhodospiraceae bacterium 2226 region GGAAGTGGCGCGCGATCACGTCCAAGCGCTCGACGTGGGCCGGGGACTTGTCGCCCCACCGCAGCCGCTGCCATGGTCCGGCCGGCGCGCCCTCGCGCGCGTACAGGGCGCGGAACAAACCCTCCAACACCTGCGGCATGCGATAGCCCGGACATTGCGCGTACCACTCTTCCGCGGTGGGGGCGACGCCCTCGCTCTCCCAGTACCAGTAGGCCTTGGTGCGCGCCATATCCTGCGCGAGGCGTTGGAAGTTGCGGCGCTCGGCGAGATCGCCATACGTCCGCGCCCGCGTCAGGAAGTGCGGAAAGAAGTTGGTCTCCCCGTCGGGGATCCACAACCCAGGCTGCTGCTTGATGAGCGCGCGCAGCAGCTTGGTGCCCGAGCGCGGGGTTCCGGTGACAAAGAACGGAGCGCTCATGCGCCGACCTCCCGCTCGACACCGTACAGCGCCACCAGATCGTCGACGACCAGGGGGAGCGCATAGGCGCGCTCCACGCGGCGCCGGTTGTACGCCCCCATGCGCGCGCGCCTTGGTGCGTCCCCGATGAGCCGTCGCAGCGCCGCGGCCAGTTCCGCGACAGCGCCCGGCGCCACCAGATAACCGCTGCGCCCGTGCTCCACCAAGTCGGGTATTCCGCCGGCATGCGTCGACACCACGGGGTGTCCGTGCGCCATGCCCTGCAAGAGCGCGACCGGCAACCCTTCCCGGTACGAGGGGAGCACCACAATACTGGGCTTACCGAGCAGACGTTCCACGCCTTCCCGATCGATCCAGCCGCAGATCTCGACCCGCTCCTCGAGGCCATGTTCGCGCACGAGCGCGCGCGCCTTGTCGAGATCTCCGTCGCCGGCGATGTAGGCCCGCCACCCGGGCACCGCGCGCAGCTGCGCTAGCGCGCCGATCAGATCCCAGGCCCCCTTGCGTTCCCCGACCCGGCCCAGGAACACCAGCTGAACTTCGCTCGCTTGCACATCATCCGCTGCGAGTGGCGGGATAGCGACCGGATTGCCGAGCACGTGCACCCCTCGGCGCGTGCCGCGCAGTTCGGCGTAGAAGCGGCCCCAACTCGGACTGAGGGCGATCACCTCGGTGCGCGCCAGCGTCGCCCGTACATACCCGCGCGCCCAACGCGGCAGGCCGGCATAGAACTCCTGGAAGCTGGAGGCATGCATGTGGAACAGCGTTCGCCGGCCCAGGAGGCGCGCCATCCACAGGTAGACCGACTTACGGAAGAAGCTGCCGTTGGCGGCCACCATCAGGTGTACGACATCGGGACGCCAGAACAGCATGTCGAAGCCGATCCGCAGCGCGGCCGCAACGGCCACCGCGAGCCTGAGGGGCAAGCGCCCTTCCAACTGGCTCCAGCGATAACGCAGAGAAACCCGGTTCGAAAGCCCGCCCCGGCGATAGAGTGCGTAGACGGCGGCGATCCCGCCCGGCGTGCGCTCGGGATGGACACCGATCATGAGTACCCGTGGCTTGGCAAAGCCGTCCTGCCTAGCCTCCACGCACGGCGCACCTTCCAGTGGCACTGCATGGAGCGACCGCTCGGACAGAGTCTGTTGCGCGATGGGTGCCGGCCGAACGGCGCGGCATACAGAGATGGAGACGTCGCCCATCTCCGTTTGAGTACTGCCATTCCTCATTGGACCCTCCCTGGTCCCAACCAGCGCCCTCCTGGCGTCCCCTCGTGTTGCTGTCGCTAATTATGAGTTACGCGGCAATCGCGTCACCTGAGTATAGATAAGCTGCTGCGGTCTTGTACGATCTCGCACCGGACGCAGTTGTCCCCTTCGGGCTCGGCCTCACCGACCGGTTGCGCAGGTGCCGGTGAGACTTCGGCCGGCGGCGCGACGTCTACCGCTAGACCCTGCGGGGCAGCGGGGGTGCCACCGGTCGGCCCGTTCATGGTCGACACCGCCTCGAACTGATTGGAGCCCAGCGCCACCCGCAGGTCACCATAGTACAACGAGCGCTGATTGGTGTTGGTACGGCGGCTGCTCCAGCTCGGCTTGTAGATACCGATCTTCATGTTCGGACCCTTGCGGTCATTGAACATGGTGCGCGTGCGCTGCGACAGCACCTTCTCACCATCCTTCCAGATCTCGAGGATCCCGTCGGTCTGGTGGCTCCACTTGATCCGCATCACAAAGTGCGTCCAGCGGCCCGTCTCGTACGTGCCGAGCTTGCGCTGCACCCAACTCTGCCAGGGGCGGTCGTCGCGGCTGATGCACCGGCGCGAGTCGCCGACCGAGGTGACGATCCACGAGTCGTTGCGGATCGACAAGTTGAGGTTGGGCGCGCGCTGCGACGGGCAACCCGCGTCCGCGGCACCGTGAAACTGGAACAGGATGTCGTCTTCCGTATCCCGGTCGAACTTGTCCAACCAAACCTTGAAGCCGTACCAGTACTCCTGCCCCGGAGAAGCGTTGCGGACATTATTGGGCACCATACCGCTGATGTGCACCAGCTCGGACCGGAACGAAACGGGATCGTTGCGATTGAGCACGAAGCGCGCCGCCGTGCCATCACCGTCCGGCGCAGCCGTAACTGACGTGGTGTTGTTACCCGAGAATGCCCATTCGTTGATCTGCGAGAAATCGGTGTCGTAGATCACGTTCGCGCCCGCGCTCAAGGGCGCTGCAAGGGCCAGTACTGCCGCGGCCATCCATCCTTTACCAAACCGGCTTATTCCGCCTTTCATGTAGTCTCCCATCACCATGACCTGGATCGCGGGCCATGGTAATGAGCAGCAGACACTTGGAGCGGAACGGTTTCCCACTTCGCGCCCTAATCCGCCTTCTGGCGCCGCGACTTGGGAACCAGGTCGCGCGGATCAGCGCATGCCCGAAGCTTGTCGCGGCGCCTCCTCCGCCTCGGCGACGACCGCGGCGAGCGGCGTCGCGGCGCGCACCGGCACCGCCGGCAGTTCAGCCAGCGTCGGACGGCCTTGGCAGATCACGGTGAACGTCATCGTGAACCCCAGAAGCCGGCCTCGATGAAGACTGAATTCGGCAGCGCCGCCCGCTTCGAGCAGGGTTCCCAACGCGCGGCTGTCCAGAAGATTGAGGTCTTGCGCGCGGGGCCGCCCACGGCGCCACGCGTACCAGCGATCGAACAACGGCGTAATCCAGTGCAGAAAGGGGACCCCGGTGTGGGTCTCGATCGGGAACCATCGGTTGGGGGTAGTGAAGAATACGTTCTTGCCGACCCGCATCATCTCTTCAAGAAACGTCCGCTGGGCCTCGAAATCACCGACGTGTTCGATGACGGCGTTGCTGAACACCCAGTCGAAGGCACCGTCTGGGAACGGAAAACGACCGCCCGAGTAGGTCACAAACCGTTTGCCGGGGTGTTTGCGCGCCACCCCCGCAAGGTCATCGATGCCGAGACCGGTGTAGTCCTCGTCCCGGCCGCGAAAGTTCCTCAGGAAGTGATTCTGCGTAGGCGAGCGCTCATTGCCGGACACGCCTACGTCCAACACCTGACCACCGTTGTACAGCGACCAGAAATGCGCTGCCTTGCGAGCGCGCGACGCGCGCATCACGGCCTGTTTCAGGCCCCCCCTCCTGGGCATAACCACTCCTTATTCTTAGGCTCGTTCTACGCTTATTAAGGGGCATGCTTTCCCGACTGAGGGGAACTCGCCCGGTTGTTCTTCATCTTCCCGCCAGTCTAGCCGCTGCGTGCGGCGCGTCCAGCGAGAGCAGGCGCAGGCATCGCCGGCGTGCCGAAAACGTGCACTGCGTCACGCCTGGACCTCGCTATACATAAGCTTCCGGCACCTCCCTGTGCCGGTCCTACAAGCCACTCAATCGTCCGACACGGAGACCCGCAGATCGCGCGGCGCGTGCGGCTCCACCACCCTGGACGGCGGCGTATGCACCGGAATGGTGGACACCATGTCGAAGCTGCCGCGGTGATCGGCGATGCGCACTGCGCCGGCGTAGCTGGCGATCCGGTCAACATTGGTGCTCTGGTCCTGACGCCAGCTGAACTTGTAGATCCCCATGGTGATCTTGGGCCCGCGATCGTCGTTGTAGGCATTCGGGCCGCGGTGATCCACCTTCAGCTTGCCGTCCTTCCAGATTCGCAGGAGGCCGCCCTGACCCTCGTCGTACGCCCACTTGACGTTGAACACGAAGTGGTGCCAACGCCCGAGCTCCTGCTCGCCCACCACAAACCGGTTCCATGTAGTGAAGGTCTTGTCGGTGCTGTACTTGCGCTTGTCCGACATGCTCAGTACCACCCAACGGCCATCGTCGGTCGAGCCTAAGGACAAGGGCGGATTGCCGTAGATCTCGAGCAGATTGCCGGCCGCGTCGCGATCCGGCGTGCGGCCCCACTGGAACCAGTTCTCGCCGCGCACGTCAGGCTCATGCTCGTCGAGCCAGATGCTGAACCCGTACCAGTACTCCTTGCCGATCTCCGCGTTGCGCACTTCCGGGTGAACCTCATCGGAAATGAAGACGATCTCCGAGCGGTACAGGCTGCCGTTGCTGCTGTCACCGTGCTCGATCTCGAAGTAGGCGGCTTTGCCGTACCCGTCCGGCGAGGGCTTGATCCGTGTGGTGGTATTGCCGTGATGGCGCCACTCGGGCTCCAGAGACTCGAAATCGGTCTTGTAAAGCAACTGCGCATGGACCTGGGACGCACCCAGCATCATAGCGCCCGCGCACAGCGCGCTTGTCCATAGCCTTGAATGTGGGTACCTCATTGTTTCCTCTTTTGTTTCTGTTTGCCGGGCTCCCTTGGTTGAGTTGGCTCCTTGCTCGGTGGGGCCATCTTAGGCAGCGCGCGGCGCCCGGGCGGGACCGTGTTCACACTCCGGCTGCGCCGCCGGCACACGCTCACGGGTTCTGGGATCCACTTCGCGACCCGACACCACGGCACTGGCGCAAACCGGCGGCCGCGCCTGCACACCCTGCTATCTTCTAGGGGACCGATGAGGGATCCCGCCGCGGCGCGCACACCAACCTCATCCTCACAAGGATGCGAATGCCCGCCGCCACAGCGGGGCACCGGGCACCACAATCACAAGTTTAGCGAACGTTCAGCGGCGCACAGGGGGGAGCAACAGCGCAATGGGTCAGGGACGACTGGTTTACTGCAAGAACGGGGACGTGGCCGCGGAACTGGCCGCCCTCGGCGACAGGCCCGCGCAGGTCACGGGCGGCCCGCACCACTACATCGGCACCTTCTTGCAGTGGAGCGAGGACCAACCCGTTCTGCTGCTGTCCTTCAACCGGCACAGCGGGTCACATCGCACCGCGCGCGCGCGGGCGCGGACCTTGCACTGGGGTCCGCGCCGCAACCCGCTGCTGGGGCCCTTCGCCAAGCTACGTATGTTCTTGACGACGGCGGCCCGCATCCTCGCCTTTCGGCCGAGCTGGGTGCTGTGTGCCGCCTCGGGGCCGCCGCTGTGGGCCTGCTACGCTGCCGCGCGCATGCTCGGTGTGCCCTTCGTACATACCCGCCACGGGCGATTCGGCGGCGGCTCACGGCGCTGGAATCGACAGCTGGAGACATGGCTCGACGGCTGGGTCATCCTTCATGCGCACGCCGTCATCTGCCATGGGCCCTACTTGCGTGAGCAGTTGCTCGCCCTCGGCGTACCGCGCGCGCGGCTGCTCGAGTTCAACCTCTCGTACCGCTACCTGGACGCGCACCGGGCGCCACGCGAGGCCCCGAGTGACGCAGGCGGCCGCACGGTGCTGTTCGTCGGGCGCCTGCAGAAAGCCAAGGGGGTGTTCGACCTGCTCGAGGCCATGTTGCCGCGCCTGCAGGCCGACCCACGCCTGCGCTTGGTGTATGCCGGTGGCGGCCCGGACTTGGCACGGCTGCGTGAGCGCGCGGCCGCCGCCCCCTGCGCGCGACAGATCGAGGTGCCCGGCTACGTGCCGCACGATCGCGTGCCGACCTTGGTGCGTGAGGCGCGCGTTGTCGTCACACCCACCCGCGCAGAACTTCCCGAGTCACGCTGTAAGGCGGCCATCGAGAGCCTCGTGCTGGGACGGCCGGTCATCGCCCCGGATGCGGGGCCATTCCCCTACGTCGTGCGCCACGGTGACAACGGGCTGCTGTTCCGCGAACACGATGTCGCCGATCTCGCGCGCCAGATCGGTGCGGCACTGGACGACGAGGCGCTATACGCGCGGCTACTGGAGGGCGCGCGCCGCGCCGGCGCGGAACTGCTGGACTCCTCGTTCAACTTCCGGGACGCACTGGAAGCCGCCTACGCCCGTTCAGCCCTCGCGCTGCCGGCCCCCCAGACCCGCTGACCTTCAGGCAGCCGGCGGCGCAGCCGAACGCGCCGCCGGCGCGGGGAGCCTCGCCCGCCGCTCACCGCTGCCCGAGCGCCTGCGCGTACACGCCGCGCACCGCCTGCGCCACATTCTCCCAGCGCAGCGCCTCGGCACGGACACGGCAGGCGCGCGCCATGCGCCGACGGCGCAGCTCGTCGCCCAGTACCGACTGCACCGCCTGCACGAGCCCATCGACATCCTGCATCGGCACCAGGACCGCCCCCTCCTCGTCCACGTAATCCCGCACCCCGGGCAGATCGGTCGTCACCAGCGGAAGACCGCACGCCATCGCTTCGAGCAGGCCGTTATTGGCTGTGCAGTCGATCAGCGGCATGACGAACAGATCGCTCTGCTGGTAGAGGCTGAGCAGTTCGCTGTCGCTGACCCGCGTTCGGAACTCGACGTTGGCGAGCCCCTCGAAAAGCGCACGATGGCGCTCCGACGTCACCACCACGAATCGCACGCCGGGCGTGAGGGCGAGCTCGCGCGCCGCCCGGGCCAGGCTCGCCACATCACGCAGATGAGAGCCGACGAACAGACATTGACGATCGTCCGATGGCTGCCCGGGGATGCGCTCCGCGGGCTTGAAGTAGTCGGTATCCACTCCATGGGGGACGAAATGCACCCTGTCGGCTCCAAGAACGTCGGCGAAGACCTCGCGCTGCACGTTCGAAACGACGATGCATGCATCCACCCGAGCCAGATGGGCGCGCTCGCGTACCACCTCGCGAAACCGCGCGGCCGGCGTGTGGTAGGTGCAAACGATGGCGTTCCCCGACGACCAGCGCTTCAGATGACCGAGGTAGCGATAGGAATTCTCGCCGTACAGGAAATGGAACACCCGCGGTTTGCGGGCACCCACCCAGCACCGGGCCGCGCGCAACTCGCCGGCGAACTGCGGGCCGTGATACCACTGCGAGCCGTTGGCGCGTATCCAGGGCCGAAAGGCGCGCATCAGTACGCGCTCCGACAAACTGGGGCGCTCGGGCAACGCGATGCGGGTGCCGCCGACGTAGTCGGCCAAGCGGTCGTAGCCCGAGGGCCCCGCATGATGCTGCATGCGCATCGTCACCACCACCGGGTCCGGGGCGACGAGCGGGTCCTCCAGGGCGCGAAGCTCGTGGGTCCTTGGCTTGTTGTTCATGGCCCAATCCTAGCCGCACCAACCAGCTTTACCAGCCGGTCACTTGCACACGCTATGCCGCCAACTATGGTTGATCAAGATGATCAAGGCGATCGAGCCGTCTGGCGTGCCAGCACGGGAACGCGCAAGGACGTGCACCCACGACGACACCCGGCCAAGCACCGGTTGCGCACGCAGCGCGACGCTCTTCGATCACGGGGGAGGCGCCGGCGGTTCATCATCGCGCGGCGGTGCAGATAATAACGAGTGCTGGGGTACACATCGATGGGGTCGCGCCCAAGGGTCGCCGCGCGGGGACTGACGTCCCTACTTATTCCTTTCTTTCTGTCGACGCTAGTCGCCTGCGGAGGCTCTGACAGCAGTTCCCCGCCCACGTCGGGCCCGCCATCGACCGGCGAAGTTCATACTCTTACGCTTACCCGCGGCTCCAACCATGAGGGCATTCTGCCCGGCGAGGGCGCCGCGCCGCTGCAGTACGCAATCGCAACGCAACCCGGTGCGGGCAGGGTTTACTTGCTAGACCCCGGGCAAGGGCGGTATCGGTACATCCCCGACGCCGTGTTCTGGGGCGAAGACAGCTTCGAGTACCGCGTCACCGACGCCCATGGACGCACGACGGCGGCAACCATGGCTATCACGGTGGAACGTGCCGAGGCCCTCTTCAATGCGACCTTTCCCGCAGGCGGTCTACCGGACGGATGGGTGCAGGCGAATCCGGTGGACGTGGTCGACGGCAGCACCTACCCCTACCAATGGCGCGGTGAAGACGGGAAGCGCATACGCCAGACGTACGCGAATGACGTCTTCCGCGCCAGCCGCGGTCTTGCCGGCGGACACTCGCTGGGCGGCGTGGTGTGGTGGGCCGACGGCGTTCGTTGGGAGGACTATCGCTTCGAGGCCGACGTGGAACCGCCTGAGCACGGCGGCGAGGTCGGCCTCGTGTTTCGCGTCCAAGACCAGGATGTGGACTACCGGCTCAGCCTGAGCGCGCAGTCCACGTTCATCCGCCTGGAGCGGCGCGAGGGCGCGCCCACCGATGAGCAGTCCGTCCCCTGGACGCCGCTGGCCACCAGTGCCCGCGGCTACCAGCACGGGCCCTTGCAGCTGACCGTCGACGTGCGCGGTCCGCTCATCCGCGTGTTCGTCGACGGCGTGGAGACCCTTACCGTGCGGGACGAGGATCCGCTACTGAGCGGCAGCATCGGCCTCTACGCGCGCCACCAGGCCTCGTTCGACAACGTGCGCATCGAAACGCTTGCCGAGCGGCCGTCAATCGCGGTGACCCATCCGCAACCCTTCACAACCGTCAGCGGCCCCCTTCTGCGCGTCGAGGGCGCGCTCGCCGATGCGCCCTCCGCGGCCGAGGTCCGCATCCAGCTCCGCGAGGCCGCCGGCGGTCGCCTCATCGCGCAAGCCACGCGTCCCGCGGAGGCGGAAAGCTTCGCGGCGGACTTCGGCGGCCTACCGGCCGGCGACGCCATCCTCGACGTCGAACTGCTTCTCGACGGCGAAGTGCTAGCGTTCACCACGCGCGAGATCGGGCTGAACGGCAAGACCTGGCTCGCGGTGGGCGACTCCATCCACAACGGCCATGGTGACAACTTTCCCGCCGACAATCGCACCTCGGAGGGGCGCATGATCGGCACGCGCGGCATGGGTGCCGTGCTGGCCGAAGCCCTGAGCGTGCGGGGCCTGCCCACCGTGGTCATGAACGAGGCGGTGCCGGGCGACGAGTCCGATCATACCGCCAAGCGCATCCACCACTACGTGGAACGCCACGCCGCGGCCGACGCGATCCTGCTGCTGGTCGGCACCAACGACGCTGGCGCAGCGACCGAGGGCCGCACCGCGAGCCACTACCGCATCCGCATTCGCCGCATCGTCGATACGGTGCTATCGATGAGCGGCCCCCCGATCCTGGCGGCGCGCGTGCCGCCGCGCTTTGGCGACCGCGCCGAAACGGTGCCCTACTCCGATCCCCACAACCACCCGCGCAATGTCAGCACGCGCGAATACAACGCGGTGCTGGACCAGGAAGGACTCCCGGGACCCGACCTCTATCATTTCTTCATTCAGGGCGGGCGCGTGAGCTTGTACGCCGACAATACCCACCCAAACAGCCTCGGTCACCGCATACTCGCCGCTTTGTGGCAACGCGCTCTCGCCGACGTCAACGCGCCGCTGCCGTTCTTCGTGGACAGTCTGGAGCCCTTCGGTTACCGCCAGGACCTTCGGCGCGTCGACGATCCGGTGTATGTGCGCCATCTACAAAACGCAGACGGCGCGGGATACCTCGTGCACGACGACGGCGCACGCCTGCGTGCACGACCGAGCTTTCTTGAACGTGGCATTTGGATACTCCCCGACAGCGGAGCCTCTGCGAATATGAACGGAACGGGGATGCGCTTCACCCTCGACCGCCCCGCCACCGTCTATGTCGCCTACGACGCCAACGCCTCCATCGTGCCTACGTGGCTAAACGACGCGTTTGCGCCTACTGGCGACACCGTCCGTACGACCGACGGCATTCTCACCCTTTGGCAGCAACGTATCGAGCAGCCGGGCGAAGTGAGCCTTGGCGCTAATCGCGCTGACGGTGCTTCTGGCGCGATGCAGTACCTGGTCATTGTGGTGCCGAGCCAGGACGTCTGGTAACCGCTCCGGCGACGGGCACAAACTTCCGCCTGTCGCTTGCAGGCAACGGTTCTTCATCTACTTTCTAAGAAGACCGCGCGTACGCGAAGTTGGCTCTATGGGTCTGGGACGCGGCCCGCCCATGAGAACAAGAAAGCGAGACTCTCGTAGGACTCGTTCGGTCACCACAACGCTGTTCGAATAATGACATGGAGGTACACCATGGTTTACCCAGGGAGCAAGACCTTGTTGGCGCTCGCCATCACTTCCTTTCTCGCCGTCGGTTGCGGCGGTGGCAGTGGAAGCGCCAGCAATCCGGACAACAACCCGCCCTCGGACACTAACGACCCGCCGTCGGACAACAACGAACCCCCGGTCGACGACGGCACCCCACCGGTCAACGACGATCCCGACGGCCAACAGCCGGGCGAGGAACTTCCGGACGAACACGACAGCGAGAACCGCACCTGGGTACCGGTCAACGACTCTGCCTACCGCGGCGAGCTGACGTGGGTGATCGACGACAACGGCGAGTTCCGCCAGACCGCGCACGTCTCAAACCGCTATCAGGCACCGCGTTCATACGCCCATAGCTTCCACCGCGGCTCGTTCCTGTATCTGCGCGAGGATGAGCCCCGCGCCGACTTCGATTTCTCCACGGTGGCGACGCTGGGCGACGAGCAGGGCCTCGGCGTCATGTTCCGCTACCAGCGCAGCGAGGACGGCACCCAGGAGTCTTACTACCGGGTCTCGATGAGTCCGCGCTGGGGTTTCACCCGGTTCGAGAAGCGCATCGATAACCGCTGGGAATCGATCGCGGTCCGAAACATCGGCCATCAACCCGGCGACGACATCGAGATCCGCGCCGTGGGACAGGGGCCCGTGGTGATGGTTTATATCGATGGCGAACCGATGTTCAGCCACTACGACACCGATCTCATGGATGGTACGGTCGCACTGTACTCACAGGGCCATGCCACGTTCCGCGACGTGCAGCTAGCCGATGTCCAGGACGCGCCCGCCGTTGTCATCTCAGTGCCCGTCAACGATACCGTTTCCAGCCATTTCACCCGTGATGGAACCATGACGGTGCGTGCGCACGTGATCAACGCGCCGAACGCCGAGGTGGACATCGCGCTGAACGGCGTCGGACCGGCGACGACCCGAACCGATCACGACGGCAACACCTTTACCGCCCAATTCGACCCGGTGGACACGGGAGATTACGAGCTCGTCGCCACGCTCAGCGTCGATGGTACCGTCGTGAGCACCCACACGGTATCCAACATCGGCGTGGGTCGCCATTACATCAGCATCGGCGACGGCGTGACCGCGGGCTCTGGAGACGAGTATATGGCCGACAACGTCACGGCCGACGGACGCATGATGGCCACCGGCGGCATGCAGGCGAATCTGGCCACTAGCCTGTCCGCGGCCGAAGGCGTGCCCGTGACGGTGTTCAACGAGGCTATCCCCTCCTTGTCCTCAGCGGAAGCGAGTCACGCCAACTTCGTGAACTACGTCCTCAGTCGTTACACTGACCCGCTGCGAGCGACCGACCCATTGCGAAACGGCGACGTCGACGGCGTGCTTCTCCTACTCGGCGCTACGGATGTGGGCAACCACCTCTCGCCGGCCGACTTCGAGGCCAATGTACAGACCTTCGTCAACCGGGCGGGCGAGTACCGCGACGTGCACATCGCCACCGCGATGCCCGTGATTCCGGCCGAGGGCGATCTCAGCCCGGCCGCGATTGACAGCTTCGGATTGAACGCCGAATACATCCAGCCCTACAACGACGCCATCCGAAGCATCGCGGCGGGCGACACGCGGGCGTTCGTCGGCCCCGACTTGTACCAGCTGTTCCGCGACTATCCCGACCTGTATGACCGCAGCCGCCCCAGCCCGAACGCCGGCTACAAGCACCCCAACAGTTTGGGCCATGCGATGATGGGCGAATGTTGGTCGCAGTACCTGCAGGGACAGCAGAACTGCTCGCCCAACATCCTGCTCGGGGGCCTTACCCATGGCCTGGAGCAGAACCTGGTTGAGGTCGGCGGCCGCTATTACGTGGATACGGATGCGCGTGTAACGGCGCTGCCGAGTCTGCTGGAGGGTGGCATCTGGGTCAAAACGCGTGACAGCGCCAAGGACAGCGCGGCGGCCGAGGCCGTAAGCTTCACGGTTCCGGCAGCCGCCACGGTGTACGTGGGCTACGCCGCCGGAACGGATGCAGCGGACCGCCCCGCCTGGCTGAACGATGGCTTCACCCCGACCGGGGAGACCGTCGCCACCAGCGGCGGCGCAGACCTCGATCTGTTCGCGGCCAGCTATGGCGCGGGCCAGACCGTCACCCTCGGCGGCAACCGCGCGGGCGACGTGGCGGGCGGCGCCAACAACTATGTCGTGATCGTCGCGCCCCAATAAACACGTCGAGTTGGACCCTTACCCCGGCTTCGGCCGGGGTCCTTTATTGCCGGCGCAAGCTCGACACATCTTTGACGCTAAGGCGGCGGCGCCAAGGAATCCGGAGTACCTGCCCCGGATCGCATTCTTGCATCCGCCACCCCACTCATACGATCCACGGCCCCCGTTGTCGTTAAGCCAACACGTCCGCTCCACGGACCACAGTGGAGGTCGGTTCCACTCCATGCCGATCTGCACGCGCTGCAGTCGTCTCATTACGCCCAGGTGGTGGTCTGCCAAGAGTTTGGCCATCTATCGGGGGCCGCTGGAACACCGACACTGCGGTTGCAGGAACGTCTTCTTCATCTACTTTTTAGTAAAGACTGCGCCTGCGTGAAATTGGCTCTATGGGTCCGCGATGAGGCGTGCCCCAAGAACGCGAGCGAGCAGTCCTATCATCGCTCATCGATAACCACAAGGAAGTTCACTAAGCGTATGGAGGGAACCATGGTCCACCCAGGGAGCAAAACCTTGTTGGCGATTGCCATCACTTCGTTTCTCGCCGTCGGGTGCGGTGGGGGGGGCAGTGACAACGGCACCCCCAGCAACGATCCGCCGGCGTCGGATACCAACGAACCGCCGATCGACGACGGCGCACCGCCGGTCAACGATGACCCCGACGGGCAACAGCCGGGTGAGGAACTGCCGGGCGAACAAGACAGCGACAGCCGCACGTGGGTGCCGGTCAACGACTCCGGCTATCGCGGCGAACTGACGTGGGTGGTCGACGACAATGGAGTGTTCCGTCAGACCGCGCATGTCTCCAACCGCTATCAGGCGCCCCGCTCTTACGCGCATGGCTTCCACCGCGGTTCATTCCTGTACCTGCGCGAGGAGGATCCGCGT contains the following coding sequences:
- a CDS encoding SGNH/GDSL hydrolase family protein produces the protein MLALAITSFLAVGCGGGSGSASNPDNNPPSDTNDPPSDNNEPPVDDGTPPVNDDPDGQQPGEELPDEHDSENRTWVPVNDSAYRGELTWVIDDNGEFRQTAHVSNRYQAPRSYAHSFHRGSFLYLREDEPRADFDFSTVATLGDEQGLGVMFRYQRSEDGTQESYYRVSMSPRWGFTRFEKRIDNRWESIAVRNIGHQPGDDIEIRAVGQGPVVMVYIDGEPMFSHYDTDLMDGTVALYSQGHATFRDVQLADVQDAPAVVISVPVNDTVSSHFTRDGTMTVRAHVINAPNAEVDIALNGVGPATTRTDHDGNTFTAQFDPVDTGDYELVATLSVDGTVVSTHTVSNIGVGRHYISIGDGVTAGSGDEYMADNVTADGRMMATGGMQANLATSLSAAEGVPVTVFNEAIPSLSSAEASHANFVNYVLSRYTDPLRATDPLRNGDVDGVLLLLGATDVGNHLSPADFEANVQTFVNRAGEYRDVHIATAMPVIPAEGDLSPAAIDSFGLNAEYIQPYNDAIRSIAAGDTRAFVGPDLYQLFRDYPDLYDRSRPSPNAGYKHPNSLGHAMMGECWSQYLQGQQNCSPNILLGGLTHGLEQNLVEVGGRYYVDTDARVTALPSLLEGGIWVKTRDSAKDSAAAEAVSFTVPAAATVYVGYAAGTDAADRPAWLNDGFTPTGETVATSGGADLDLFAASYGAGQTVTLGGNRAGDVAGGANNYVVIVAPQ